TAAACTTTATTCTTCATTTAGATTCACATTtgatacagtatgtaaacaatATCTCACAATACATTACATCCTTGCCTATGAACATTAACTTAACGTAATTATTATTAGCTTATTCAGTCTAGAGGTAAGATGTAGTGAAATGTTACTTACATGTCAAATGTGTAGCTCACTATGGCTTTTGTGTGGAATGTTGGTTTATAAGCATTAAGTAAATATCAAAGTACTGCTTTTATGAGAACCTTTCCATTTGTTAAATTTCCCAATGatttaaggctgttctgagggcaaaaggagggaAATATACTCTCTGTATTTCTAAGTGAACTAAATCTAAGTGAGGCTTCCAAGCAGAGTCCTTTAGAGAAAAGTCAGACAATAGAAACACTTCTTCTGCTCTATGCAGACCACCTTGGTTGGCTTATTTATTGCAGATCAATGCTGTCATTTTATAAGCATCAGTATGAAAATCCCTTCACATTCCTCCTCGGATCTCATATGATTATATTACCTCTGAATTATCAACCCTTCTAGAATGAATGAAGAATGATGTTGTCGTTAAAGTCTGTATAACGACAAACTGAAAGTTCTTTGTTCTTTTGAAATGACCTCCACAATAGATGTGGAAGAAAAAAAGAACAAACCAATGAGGGACAAAGTGTTTTTGGCAAACATCTAAGCCGCATGatatctttattaaaaaacagagCTCCTTAACGGTCTTCTGGAGAATCAATATTTACATCAGTTTAACTATTACACACAAAgaaagcagccacacacaactATAACAGCATTCATATTtaaagtgcacatttggactttCCTATTCAAACCTTTGATTAAATGGGCTGAACAGTTAAAGTACAGTTGTAAGTTTAGCAAAATCTTCAAAAGCAAATAGATAAAACATCTGTCAACAATTCTGTATGTCTACATCAATGCCACATATATTTGTCATGTGAACAAAAAGTATAATGAGTGAGAGAAGTAAAAACATATTGTTGTAACACACTGTGTACAGATGAAAGCCATAATCATTCCTctttcattttcattttcaaaCATGACCTGCAACAGAAACATCTGATAATGCCAATGAAAGCCAGCAGAGTAAATAACACAACAGTCAGTAAAAAGACCATTACATCTACAGAGTGGTACGAGTACCAGGGCATTCTGTAGGACTCTGTACGCAGGTGAGCAGCACCTTTGTGTCTCATGACAAACTCAATCCAGAAGAGGGCAGTGTCCAGGGGCTCCATTGGCACGTCCCTGTGTAGCCTGGAGAGTCTCTGCATGTTCGTCCTGTAGGATGGCTCATCCAGAACTTCCTGTAAGGCCTGGGAGAATATGTTTCTATCTAGTGTTGCTAAATCCACAACCTTTGCTACACCCTTCGCTTTCATTCTAGAAAGATTGTCAGTTTGGTCGAACACCAGAGGAAGGCCTACTATTGGAACACTGTGGTAGATAGCCTCGAAAATCCCATTTGTTCCTCCATGAGCTACAAACAGCCTTGTCTTAGGGTGTCCTAAAAGATCATTCTGAGGCATCCAGTCAACTAGTAAGGTGTTGTTACCCAGAGTAGCTGGCCTGTCTCCTTTGTACCTCCAGATTACCTTCTGAGGCAGTTGGGCAAAAGCAACAGCTATCTCATCAGCTATATCATGTGGAAGCTGCCCAATAAAAGTTCCCAAAGACATGATAATGACTCCATGCACCCCAGAACTCTGAACAAACTCCTCCAATTTTGGGGAAGAGGCTTGGCAGGTTTACATTGGAACCCTCCAATATAGATAATGTTAGGCATGGTGGGACGAGGGAACTCAAACACAAAGTCAACTCTCATGAGCCATAAATCAGCAGCTTGAAACAATGAGAGGTAGTCGACCTCAGGACCAAAGTAACGACTAACTAAAGCAGAATAATGAGGTCTAATTACCTGTCTGTACAGATACTGCCTGATGATATAAACAAGGAAGTTAAGGACACGCTCAAAAAAACTCATCTTGTCTGTTAACTCTGCAACAGGAAATGGAACATAAGATAGCAGAGATGGAGCAATAACAAAATGACCCTCACCACCTATAGTCCATCTAACATTGAAAACAAGTGGCACATTTAAATAGTGCGCCAGCACAATGCCTCCCCATTTATTGGGTCTGTCAGAACCAAGTCATACTTGGTTTCTCGAATAGACTGCATCAACTGTTTATTCTCTAACATTTTGATTATCATCTCACACACTTTGCGGTGAACTTCAAATAACCCGTCCTTCAACTCCATGTCCAAACTAAAACGAGTCCAAGCAGAGTTTCCCTGTCTCTTTATCTGTATTAGTCTTGACACAAATGAGCGAAAGAATTCCTCATCAGCTCCACCTGGAATGTCAATTGTGATTGAACTGTAGTGAGGGGAGGTTTCCTTGATGTACCAGCTGTCTGATGGCCGTACTACTGACACACTGTGACCTCTTGAATGCAGCGCTTCAATAATGACCTTCATGTTGACCCAGTGGCTGCCATCTTGAGGAAACACCAGGACTTTCCCACCATGGACAGCAGGAATAGAGAGGTTCAACAGGGTAACAATGAAGATACCAGGGAGACACATCTTCACTAGCTGCTTCACATAAGCATGCATCAATTTTACCTGAAATATACAAAAATAAGGTCAAATAAATCTAATTAAATTATGTTTTGACATGAGAAGAATTAAAACAGGCCTACGTTTTTTTTTCTTTAGTTTAAAAATAAGTACAAACACTGTCCACAATATGATTGGCCTACTTTAAAGTTTAGACAAGTAACGTCAAAAGGTTGATTACGTAATACAGTATAATCTTTGACTCTAAGAGAGAAATACTTTTGTTTTACATGAGAAAAATTAAAACAGGCTTGATTGTGACGACTAACTATATTTTTCGCTACAAATAAATCTCTACACAATCCACAATATTGATACTTTAAAGTTGAAACATATTTTCATAACAAAAGGTTGATTACGTAATTCAGTATAATATTTCATTCTGAGAGAGAAATACTTTTTTCACCGATGTAAATGTCTCTTGAAGGTTAGGAAATTGTCAAATTCTGTAGATTTTGCCGAAGTGAAACCTATCTCACATCCTAATGTTAGGCTACACGTTAACATTGTATTATTGTAGCTCCGAATCAACAATCTATCGTGAGTGTGAACAAACAACGTCACGACAGAATCCATGCATGCGGAGCTAATTTAGTTGAAGGCTTACGTTCCGGTTTTCATCCAAATAACAAAGAATTTGAAATGAAAGCTATTTCAGAGCCAATCTGTCTGTAAATCAGTTCGAAGGTATTTGTAATAATCTCGGAAATCAGAGAGGAAGATGCGAAATCAGTATAGTCTCTAGACATCCGCGTTGGCTCCCACAATTTTCAAATGCTCCTCTGTTTTTCAAGACCGTAGACTTGTCAGCACATTGAATTGGTGCGTTCGAGCCGATCGCTTTTATCAAGTCGCTCACCGCCTTTCAAAGCTTATTGCATAATGAATGGCAGTGTCGGTCCTGGACAAATCTGCCGCTCCCCCTTTTTTTTTTATATCAGCTAATAGTTGGAGGAACAGAACTTAACAGCAGCCCAATTAATAAGCCTATGCTACAAATTAAACACAGTTTTTAACACATCTGGTTAGTAGGCTGTATAATCAGTCAATAACATAGCCTCATATTTTCAATCTGATTACATTGATAAAATCACCAATGCCCTAGACGTTCTGCCGCCCTAGGCgaggcaaaaataattacaacTTAGACATTCTTCTGAAACTAAGCATGGCAGTTTCAAAAGTTACCTTTCCTACCCAGACAGAGGCTCTACTGATGCAGAAAACGGTAAGCTTCAACTGCTGGTTACTAGGCCattgtacagtggcttgcaaaacttttcaccccccttggaatttttcctattttgttgccttacaacctggaattaaaattgattttttgggggggttgggaGGTTGTGTcatttgaagatgcaaaatatttttcgtTTTTTGAAACAAACTAGAAATAaaactttctttaaaaaaaaaaacttgagcgtgcataactattcacccccaaaagtcaatactttgtagagccatcttttgcagcaattacagctccaagtctcttggggtatgtctctataaacttggcacatctagccactgtgaTATTTTTccaattcttcaaggcaaaactgctccaactccttcaagttggatgggttctgctggtgtacagcaatctttaagtcataccacagattctcaatcgAATTGAGGTCTGGGCaatgactaggccattccaatacatttaaatgtttccccttaaataatttgtgtgttgctttagcagtatgcttaggcaTTGTCaggctggaaggtgaacctctgtcagtcccagtctcaaatctctggaagactgaaacaggtttccctcaagaacttccctgtatttagcgccatccatcattccttcaattctgaccagattcccagtccctgacgatgaaaaacatccccacagcatgatgctgccaccaccatgcttcactgtgggaatggggttcttggggtgatgagaggtgttggggttGCGCCAGaaatagcgttttccttgatggccaaaaagctcaatcgtagtctcatctgaccagagttccttcttccatatgtttggagagtctcccacatgccttttggcgaaaaccaaacgtgtttgcttattttttctggccactcttccacaaagcccaactctgtggagtgtattGCTTaaagttgtcctatggacagaaacTACAATCTCTGCTATGgatctttgcagctccttcagggttatctttggtctctttgttgcctctctgattaatgccctccttgcctggcctgtgagttttggtgggcagccctctcttggcaggtttgttgtggtgccatattttttctattttttataatggatttaatggtgctctgtgggatgttcaaagtatctgatatttttttatcacccaaccctgatctgtacttctccacaacattgtccctgacctgtttggagagctccttggtcttcatggtgccacttgcttggtggtgtcccttgcaaagtggtgttgcagactgaggcctttcagaacaggtgtatatatacttagATAATGTGACAGATCaggtgacacttagattgcacacaagttgactttatttaactaataatgtgacttctggaggtaattggttgcaccagatcttatttaggggcttcatagcaaaggggtgaatacatattcacacaccacttttccattttttattttttagaattgtttgaaacaagttattttttccatttcacttcaccaatttaaactattttgtgtatgtccattacattaaatccaaatgacaacctatttaaattacaggctctaatgcaacaaaataggacaaacgccaagggggatgaatacttttaaaAGGCACTGTATAACCCAACAACAGAAGTGCTTCCCTAAAAGCTGCCTGCGTTTAAACAAACATCTTCTCTTTTCAGAAAGAGAAAAGCTCAATTAATAAAGATAGAATAGCAAAGTCTATTGTTTTATCTCCTCGAATATTATAGGCTGCAGTTTAGCTTCAGATTGTCATAGAGAGGAATCAATATATCACCATATGCATTGGAGTCACGTCTTTAGAACTTGTTTCTACCATAAGGCATCACCGAGTTAAGCATTGTCATAGAACGCTTGATATCATTTGGAAtcgttttatgtatttatttcaaaATATAAAGCAAACAATAGATATCATTTTCATTAACAAAGGGTATGTGATACCCTCACTCAACTCGAGCCCAAGTTTTagtcaaacacaccaagcccttcccAGGCACGGAGGTATTTAATCAGTGCATGCGACAGTATTTTAGTTTTTGGCTATACCGAAATCTATGGATTTGATAAGtgtgtctgtcaaacaggtagacTTACCACTTATTTATTGGAAGATGAACAAATAATCTCCAATTATCTTTAACCCCATGCATCGGAGAGTTACAATGTTGCTATCACTATGCTACCTACTACCTATAGTAGAAAACGAGTTTCTTATTCATAATATCCCACCTGTTATCACACATGGCACGACCCCATAATTGATACAATTACAATAAAAATAACACTTTTATATAACGTGTTTgacatatatttttatatttctgTAGAACTGTAAAACAGAGTAAGATCATTTGAGTTTTGGAAACAACTGCTGTCATAAATGCATGGCGGGCCTCGTTTCGCTGGAGCAGTGTAAAATAAGCTTCAGCCGGAACGAATTTCGTTTAGTTACATGTTGAATTTGATTGTCCAACATCAgtttcaaacatgtatttatttaatctcCAGCTAGAGTGGCATCTTTCCCCTGCTGTGGTGCTGCATTGCAGTCAGCGATgttttctctccgtctctgtccatGGTCCAGGAATCAAATCAGGAGGAGGCTAACACTGTAGCAAGAGGGGTACAGATAAGGTGCATCGCAGGACAGTGGTGCAGGAGGCTAACACATACTTTAGCAAGAGGGGCACAGATAAGGTGCATCCCAGGACAGTGGTGCTGGAGGCTAACCCACTTTAGCAAGAGGGGTACAGATAAGGTGCATCGCAGGACAGTGGTGCAGGAGGCTAACACATACTGTAGCAAGAGGGGCACAGATAAGGTGCATCGCAGGACAGTGGTGCAGGAGGCTAACACATACTGTAGCAAGAGGTGCACAGATAAGGTGCATCGCAGGACAGTGGTGCAGGAGGTTAACACATACTGTAGCAAGAGGGGCACAGATAAGGTGCATCGCAGGACAGTGGTGCAGGAGGCTAACACACTGTAGCAAGAGGGGCACAGATAAGGTGCATCGCAGGACAGTGGTGCAGGAGGCTAACACACTGTAGCAAGAGACCTGAAGTTTTAACATAGTTATAGTACTGGAAATAAAGTTGTTACACAAAGTGTTGTAACATAGTTAACCTGAAGTCATACATTGGTAATGCTGAGTATAATTGATTGTTACCCTGCCAAAGAAGTCAGTTTGCTGCTCCAAAATCCACATAAATGCCAGATGGGACATTCCTGGGGCTGACACTTTCAGCTCCTCAAAAGAGCTGAACAGATCTACCTGGTATATGGTGTCACAGTTGAAAGTGGCAGGCCAGTACCCATTCTTTATCAGATCTGCCAAGTTTGCTGTTACATTGCAGCAGGCACTGTGACATTGCAGCGAGCTTGAGGAAAAAAATGTAGTCTGAATTAAGTTTGTTTTACATTGCATTGCTACATCACTGTTTGGTTCGTGAAGGTATTGCACATACCATTTATTACTACGAGGACTATATGTTTCCAGGGGCCAACATGGATGGTGCTTGTCAGGCAACCACATATCACCTCTGGTACATCCAATGGTAAGAAACAATCTAGGGACAATATTTATATACAACAATATACAAGAATACATTTGAACTTTGATATAATACATTCAGCCgcaaaaaaatgaaaacacacCCATATCATGAAGTGCATATTTGCCATCACTGTGGAGAGATATGGCTGTAGTTGGAGGAAGGGGCGTGTAGAACCCCTCGAT
This window of the Oncorhynchus tshawytscha isolate Ot180627B linkage group LG12, Otsh_v2.0, whole genome shotgun sequence genome carries:
- the LOC121847840 gene encoding LOW QUALITY PROTEIN: UDP-glucuronosyltransferase 2A1-like (The sequence of the model RefSeq protein was modified relative to this genomic sequence to represent the inferred CDS: inserted 1 base in 1 codon), coding for MSFFERVLNFLVYIIRQYLYRQVIRPHYSALVSRYFGPEVDYLSLFQAADLWLMRVDFVFEFPRPTMPNIIYIGGFQCKPAKPLPXKLEEFVQSSGVHGVIIMSLGTFIGQLPHDIADEIAVAFAQLPQKVIWRYKGDRPATLGNNTLLVDWMPQNDLLGHPKTRLFVAHGGTNGIFEAIYHSVPIVGLPLVFDQTDNLSRMKAKGVAKVVDLATLDRNIFSQALQEVLDEPSYRTNMQRLSRLHRDVPMEPLDTALFWIEFVMRHKGAAHLRTESYRMPWYSYHSVDVMVFLLTVVLFTLLAFIGIIRCFCCRSCLKMKMKEE